One region of Anaeromyxobacter paludicola genomic DNA includes:
- a CDS encoding ATP-binding protein, whose product MDLRIFLLGRFEVLRGDAPIPSDAWRRRRPADLLKLIALSPNRALPRGEAVRLLWPDKDPASGANNLHRALYDLRQILGGRHVDIERGVIRLDPQAWVDVDAFEESAAGGAPGTLESAVSLYRGDLSPEDPESGWLVPYRERLRRRFAEAALPLARALAERGDLPGAVPLLRRVLEVAPDDEAAHLALMRIHAESGRRADALRQYEACEQALREAHRAGPGPEIQALRQGIQSGEVGPRRSHLPYDGFRRAARRLLGAAEPPPLRGRSSTLLLFQSLVEQGQGTLVLLGERGVGKTRLAVEGARIAQERGAVVLAGVCDPARAQPFAPFADAWADYHRATPLPGGGPFARHAPDASPEREKLRLIESVQRSLATIGAGRPVYLLLEDVHQADESSLNLLHVLARVARTSRLMIVATCREDAVHSGAPVQMLLAHLDCERLARGIRVQRLDRAATAALVADVLGAPPAEGLASQIYRITDGSPFYAEEVALAFRESGQLSTPADPAAAVRARVARLGARAEQLLAAAAVVGQRFDFEVLRPVAKLSAHDAIAVLDACADARLLQEDGEGYHFHHSLVREALYASLPLPRRVELHRAVADAVEARAAAVPGGLEEAAEVIAFHRRAGDQPERALPHLVAAGRRAFARAGLREALACLSDARDLLQPAGATEAQRLLVNVELGEVQRAMADLPGLSRTLAEVGAWPGVPSADLAARARRWEALTLACAGDAWGAAQRLDLDPDLPVDLYLARWEAELLDGAPHDAIEASVARLHDAAVGRDAHDALALARSMEGALALESGRFDLAEPALRDAVALHHAAGSSLGEAWSLERLGVLLTARGRIEEGMGVLTDGVLAAERSSLRLHAMTRLHASLARNRIAAGAFYAAEDALREASECAARHGACSICDAVLRPEAVRLAIARAQLGAAEDEAAQLAFIAERRRGRVLGPIAAAARARVLLARGEGALARDAFGAAASGYKAVGALYESARAAALAVRAARAAGTPDEEAARLEAAAHDTLAGMGVPRLED is encoded by the coding sequence ATGGACTTGCGGATTTTCCTGCTGGGGCGGTTCGAGGTGCTGCGCGGGGACGCGCCCATCCCTTCCGACGCCTGGCGCCGCCGCCGGCCGGCCGACCTCCTCAAGCTCATCGCGCTCTCGCCCAACCGGGCGCTGCCCCGCGGCGAGGCGGTCCGGCTCCTCTGGCCGGACAAGGACCCGGCCTCGGGCGCCAACAACCTGCACCGCGCGCTCTACGACCTCCGCCAGATCCTGGGCGGCCGCCACGTGGACATCGAGCGCGGCGTCATCCGGCTCGACCCGCAGGCCTGGGTGGACGTGGACGCCTTCGAGGAGTCGGCGGCCGGCGGCGCCCCCGGCACGCTCGAGTCGGCGGTCTCCCTCTACCGCGGCGACCTCTCCCCCGAGGATCCGGAGTCGGGCTGGCTCGTGCCCTACCGCGAGCGGCTGCGGCGCCGCTTCGCCGAGGCGGCGCTGCCGCTGGCGCGCGCCCTCGCCGAGCGCGGGGATCTGCCGGGCGCGGTGCCGCTCCTGCGGCGCGTGCTCGAGGTGGCCCCCGACGACGAGGCGGCGCACCTCGCGCTCATGCGCATCCACGCCGAGAGCGGCCGGCGCGCCGACGCGCTGCGGCAGTACGAGGCCTGCGAGCAGGCCCTGCGCGAGGCCCACCGCGCCGGCCCCGGCCCGGAGATCCAGGCGCTCCGGCAGGGCATCCAGTCGGGCGAGGTGGGGCCGCGGCGCAGCCACCTCCCCTACGACGGCTTCCGGCGCGCGGCGCGGCGGCTGCTCGGCGCGGCGGAGCCGCCGCCCCTGCGCGGCCGCAGCTCGACGCTGCTCCTCTTCCAGTCGCTCGTGGAGCAGGGGCAGGGCACGCTCGTGCTCCTCGGCGAGCGCGGCGTGGGCAAGACCCGGCTCGCCGTGGAGGGCGCCCGGATCGCGCAGGAGCGCGGGGCGGTGGTGCTGGCCGGCGTCTGCGACCCGGCCCGCGCGCAGCCCTTCGCCCCCTTCGCGGACGCCTGGGCCGACTACCACCGCGCCACCCCGCTCCCCGGCGGCGGCCCCTTCGCGCGCCACGCCCCCGACGCCAGCCCCGAGCGCGAGAAGCTCCGGCTCATCGAGTCGGTGCAGCGCTCGCTCGCGACCATCGGCGCCGGCCGCCCGGTCTACCTGCTGCTCGAGGACGTCCACCAGGCCGACGAGTCGAGCCTCAACCTGCTCCACGTCCTCGCCCGGGTGGCGCGCACCTCGCGCCTCATGATCGTGGCCACCTGCCGCGAGGACGCGGTCCACTCCGGCGCGCCGGTGCAGATGCTCCTCGCCCACCTCGACTGCGAGCGGCTGGCGCGCGGCATCCGGGTGCAGCGGCTCGACCGGGCCGCCACCGCGGCGCTGGTGGCCGACGTGCTCGGGGCGCCGCCGGCCGAGGGGCTCGCCTCGCAGATCTACCGGATCACCGACGGGAGCCCGTTCTACGCCGAGGAGGTGGCGCTCGCCTTCCGCGAGTCGGGCCAGCTCTCCACGCCCGCCGACCCGGCCGCCGCCGTCCGCGCCCGGGTGGCCCGCCTCGGCGCGCGGGCGGAGCAGCTCCTCGCCGCCGCGGCGGTGGTGGGGCAGCGGTTCGACTTCGAGGTGCTCCGCCCGGTCGCGAAGCTCTCGGCGCACGACGCCATCGCCGTGCTCGACGCGTGCGCCGACGCGCGCCTCCTGCAGGAGGACGGCGAGGGCTACCACTTCCACCACTCGCTGGTGCGCGAGGCGCTCTACGCCTCCCTGCCGCTCCCGCGGCGGGTGGAGCTGCACCGCGCCGTCGCCGACGCCGTCGAGGCCCGCGCCGCGGCCGTCCCGGGCGGCCTCGAGGAGGCGGCGGAGGTCATCGCCTTCCACCGCCGCGCCGGCGACCAGCCGGAGCGGGCGCTGCCGCACCTCGTCGCCGCCGGGCGCCGGGCCTTCGCCCGCGCCGGGCTGCGCGAGGCGCTGGCCTGCCTCTCGGACGCGCGCGACCTCCTCCAGCCGGCGGGCGCCACCGAGGCCCAGCGGCTCCTCGTGAACGTCGAGCTGGGCGAGGTGCAGCGGGCCATGGCCGACCTCCCCGGCCTCTCCCGCACCCTCGCCGAGGTGGGCGCGTGGCCGGGCGTCCCCTCCGCCGACCTCGCCGCCCGCGCGCGCCGCTGGGAGGCGCTCACGCTCGCCTGCGCCGGCGACGCCTGGGGCGCGGCCCAGCGGCTCGACCTCGACCCCGACCTGCCGGTGGACCTGTACCTGGCCCGCTGGGAGGCGGAGCTGCTCGACGGCGCGCCGCACGACGCGATCGAGGCCTCGGTGGCGCGCCTGCACGACGCGGCGGTGGGGCGCGACGCGCACGACGCGCTCGCCCTGGCCCGCTCCATGGAGGGGGCGCTCGCGCTCGAGAGCGGCCGGTTCGACCTCGCCGAGCCGGCCCTGCGCGACGCGGTCGCCCTGCACCACGCCGCCGGCTCCTCGCTCGGCGAGGCCTGGTCGCTCGAGCGGCTCGGCGTGCTCCTCACCGCGCGCGGCCGGATCGAGGAGGGCATGGGCGTGCTCACCGATGGCGTGCTCGCGGCGGAGCGCTCCTCGCTCAGGCTCCACGCCATGACCCGGCTCCACGCCTCGCTGGCGCGCAACCGGATCGCGGCCGGCGCCTTCTACGCCGCCGAGGACGCCCTCCGGGAGGCCTCCGAGTGCGCCGCCCGCCACGGCGCCTGCTCCATCTGCGACGCGGTGCTCCGGCCGGAGGCGGTGCGGCTCGCCATCGCCCGGGCCCAGCTCGGCGCGGCCGAGGACGAGGCGGCCCAGCTCGCCTTCATCGCCGAGCGCCGCCGCGGCCGCGTGCTCGGCCCCATCGCCGCCGCGGCCCGCGCGCGCGTGCTCCTCGCCCGCGGCGAGGGCGCCCTGGCCCGCGACGCCTTCGGCGCGGCGGCGAGCGGGTACAAGGCGGTCGGCGCCCTGTACGAGTCGGCCCGCGCCGCCGCGCTCGCCGTCCGCGCCGCGCGCGCCGCCGGCACCCCCGACGAGGAGGCCGCGCGGCTCGAGGCGGCCGCGCACGACACCCTCGCCGGCATGGGCGTGCCGCGGCTCGAGGATTAG
- a CDS encoding YsnF/AvaK domain-containing protein, translating into MLTDRSQIREGMTVYSSDGEKLGKVLACSTATFTIEKGFFFPKDYVARYEEIVDASGDEIRLALTKDAFERLRESGDYGAIASGAAETTSSGIGTASRTTGEDVRVPVAEEQVDVLKRERDAGEVRLRKDVVTETKHIDVPVTREEVRVERVPVTEPRDARPGEATFEKESVSMPVREEEVEIRKRPVVKEEVRLRKERVTEQRAAEADVRKERVDVEDESGRIRDPGTGLPRRDEDI; encoded by the coding sequence ATGCTGACCGACAGAAGCCAGATCAGAGAGGGGATGACCGTCTACAGCTCGGACGGCGAGAAGCTGGGGAAGGTGCTGGCCTGCAGCACCGCGACGTTCACCATCGAGAAGGGGTTCTTCTTCCCGAAGGACTACGTCGCGCGCTACGAGGAGATCGTGGACGCGAGCGGCGACGAGATCCGGCTCGCCCTGACCAAGGACGCGTTCGAGCGGCTGAGGGAGAGCGGCGACTACGGCGCCATCGCCTCCGGCGCCGCCGAGACCACCTCCAGCGGCATCGGGACCGCCTCCCGGACGACCGGAGAGGACGTCCGGGTACCCGTGGCGGAGGAGCAGGTGGACGTGCTGAAGCGCGAGCGCGACGCGGGCGAGGTCCGCCTGCGCAAGGACGTGGTCACCGAGACCAAGCACATCGACGTGCCGGTCACGCGCGAGGAGGTCCGCGTCGAGCGCGTCCCGGTCACCGAGCCGCGCGACGCCCGGCCCGGCGAGGCGACGTTCGAGAAGGAGAGCGTCTCGATGCCGGTCCGCGAGGAGGAGGTCGAGATCCGCAAGCGGCCAGTCGTGAAGGAGGAGGTCCGGCTGCGCAAGGAGCGGGTGACCGAGCAGCGCGCGGCCGAGGCGGACGTCCGCAAGGAGCGGGTGGACGTCGAGGACGAGAGCGGCCGCATCCGCGACCCGGGCACCGGCCTGCCGAGGCGGGACGAGGACATCTGA
- a CDS encoding DUF2721 domain-containing protein, with the protein MSPDSPVAAVTHAIQLSIAPVFLLTSVAAFLSVLSTRLGRIVDRARVLVDRLEAAPPERRAAIRDELWLLVRRRHLINLAITCGVTTALFVCLLIALAFAGSMTQADWTRGVAALFVLAMIAFVGALLLFLREILLAVASVKIAPDASREE; encoded by the coding sequence ATGTCGCCCGACTCGCCCGTCGCCGCCGTCACCCACGCCATCCAGCTCTCGATCGCGCCGGTGTTCCTGCTCACCTCGGTGGCGGCGTTCCTGTCGGTGCTCTCCACCCGGCTCGGCCGGATCGTGGACCGGGCCCGGGTGCTGGTGGACCGGCTCGAGGCCGCGCCGCCGGAGCGCCGGGCCGCCATCCGCGACGAGCTCTGGCTGCTCGTGCGCCGGCGCCACCTCATCAACCTCGCCATCACCTGCGGCGTCACCACCGCCCTGTTCGTCTGCCTGCTCATCGCGCTCGCCTTCGCGGGCTCGATGACCCAGGCCGACTGGACCCGCGGCGTGGCGGCGCTGTTCGTGCTCGCCATGATCGCCTTCGTCGGCGCGCTCCTGCTGTTCCTGCGCGAGATCCTGCTGGCGGTGGCGAGCGTGAAGATCGCGCCGGACGCGTCGCGCGAGGAGTAG
- a CDS encoding M61 family metallopeptidase yields MDYRVSMDEPHRHLFDVEARLERPGDVAVLALPVWTPGSYLVREFARNVEGVRAEDERGRPLRIERLDKQRFRLVAGGAARAVIRYRVYANDLTVRTSHLDGTHGYWNGASLFLYAEGREGEPCALEVVAPEGWRVSTALGGGPSRFTAPDYHALVDAPVEVGRHRIARFTALGKEHELAVWGEGTLDLERFAADVRRIVEHLGGLMGGLPYERYLFLVHLSEKRKGGLEHGSSTTLHVARTGFHPPDAYAETLSLVAHEFFHAWNVKRLKPRALLPYDYAREQYTRLLWWFEGVTSYYDHLALARAGFIDGQKLLQHLGEELTALARTPGARKMSPEEASFLAWVKLYRPDENSVNSGVSYYLAGECVAFALDLLLRRAGRSLDELLLRLYRRYGAEGVPEDGVEREVAELLGEDAARAFFDAHVRGTVPPTEALALEHLGLALHRRKAEGPEDKGGTPARPGQKNGPGGWLGVDLGGNAKLTVSAVRAGSPAERAGLYAEDEIIAEGGFKVDKAQLLERLKERGPSGELRLHVFRREALLEVRVPLAEPPEDTLWLAPREGASEGEREAFQRWCGAPWPAKREG; encoded by the coding sequence ATGGATTACCGAGTCTCGATGGACGAGCCGCACCGGCACCTCTTCGACGTGGAGGCGCGGCTCGAGCGGCCCGGGGACGTGGCGGTGCTGGCCCTGCCGGTCTGGACGCCGGGCAGCTACCTCGTCCGGGAGTTCGCGAGGAACGTGGAGGGCGTGCGGGCCGAGGACGAGCGCGGCCGGCCTCTCCGGATCGAGCGGCTCGACAAGCAGCGGTTCCGGCTCGTCGCCGGCGGCGCCGCCCGCGCGGTGATCCGCTACCGCGTCTACGCCAACGACCTCACCGTCCGCACGAGCCACCTCGACGGGACGCACGGCTACTGGAACGGCGCCTCGCTCTTCCTCTACGCCGAGGGGCGCGAGGGCGAGCCCTGCGCGCTCGAGGTGGTCGCGCCGGAGGGGTGGCGGGTCTCGACCGCGCTCGGGGGCGGGCCCTCGCGCTTCACCGCCCCCGACTACCATGCGCTGGTGGACGCGCCGGTGGAGGTGGGGCGCCACCGGATCGCCCGCTTCACCGCCCTCGGCAAGGAGCACGAGCTCGCGGTCTGGGGCGAGGGGACGCTCGACCTCGAGCGCTTCGCCGCCGACGTGCGCCGGATCGTGGAGCACCTGGGCGGGCTCATGGGCGGGCTCCCCTACGAGCGCTACCTGTTCCTCGTCCACCTCTCGGAGAAGCGGAAGGGCGGGCTCGAGCACGGGTCGAGCACCACCCTGCACGTGGCCCGGACCGGCTTCCACCCGCCCGACGCCTACGCCGAGACGCTGTCGCTCGTGGCGCACGAGTTCTTCCACGCCTGGAACGTGAAGCGGCTCAAGCCGCGCGCGCTCCTGCCCTACGACTACGCCCGCGAGCAGTACACGCGCCTGCTCTGGTGGTTCGAGGGGGTCACGAGCTACTACGACCACCTCGCGCTCGCCCGCGCCGGGTTCATCGACGGCCAGAAGCTGCTGCAGCACCTGGGCGAGGAGCTGACCGCGCTCGCGCGCACGCCGGGGGCGCGCAAGATGAGCCCCGAGGAGGCGAGCTTCCTCGCCTGGGTGAAGCTCTACCGGCCCGACGAGAACAGCGTGAACAGCGGGGTCTCGTACTACCTCGCCGGCGAGTGCGTCGCCTTCGCGCTCGACCTCCTCCTGCGCCGGGCGGGGCGCTCGCTCGACGAGCTCCTGCTCCGGCTCTACCGCCGCTACGGAGCGGAGGGGGTGCCGGAGGACGGCGTCGAGCGCGAGGTGGCCGAGCTCCTCGGGGAAGACGCGGCGCGGGCCTTCTTCGACGCCCACGTGCGCGGGACGGTGCCGCCCACCGAGGCGCTGGCGCTCGAGCACCTCGGCCTCGCGCTGCACCGGCGCAAGGCGGAGGGGCCGGAGGACAAGGGCGGCACGCCGGCCAGGCCTGGCCAGAAGAACGGGCCCGGCGGGTGGCTCGGGGTGGACCTCGGCGGCAACGCGAAGCTCACCGTGAGCGCGGTGCGGGCCGGGAGCCCGGCGGAGCGGGCGGGGCTCTACGCCGAGGACGAGATCATCGCCGAGGGCGGGTTCAAGGTGGACAAGGCCCAGCTCCTCGAGCGGCTCAAGGAGCGGGGGCCGTCGGGGGAGCTGCGGCTGCACGTGTTCCGGCGCGAGGCGCTCCTGGAGGTGCGGGTGCCGCTCGCCGAGCCGCCGGAAGACACGCTCTGGCTCGCGCCCCGCGAGGGCGCGTCGGAGGGGGAGCGGGAGGCCTTCCAGCGCTGGTGCGGCGCGCCCTGGCCGGCGAAGCGGGAGGGCTGA
- a CDS encoding LysR family transcriptional regulator: protein MTDDWDHLRFFLAVARAGTLSAAATTLGVSQPTVSRRIAALAERFGTALLRRDGSRYVLTGAGASVLARAERIDREVLAVSRAVDRLDAQPHGSVRLSVPDGLGLALVAPALDDFRREHPGIDLLLHAEAEIVNLSRSEADLALRFVRPRQRELVMRRVGSIPFRPYASPRYLASRPRERGGPPVLPGDDLVAFPEAMAGAPQSVWLRRHGAPGRVRVRVRSSVPMKAALLAGAGIGLLPDYLGDDPGLVPLTAEPVMRREVWLVFHRALKDVARVRAVARFAAELLRPWR from the coding sequence ATGACCGACGACTGGGACCACCTGCGCTTCTTCCTGGCGGTGGCGCGGGCGGGCACGCTCAGCGCGGCGGCGACGACCCTCGGCGTGAGCCAGCCGACGGTGTCGCGCCGCATCGCGGCCCTGGCGGAGCGCTTCGGCACGGCCCTCCTCCGGCGCGACGGGAGCCGCTACGTGCTCACGGGCGCGGGGGCGAGCGTCCTCGCCCGGGCCGAGCGGATCGACCGCGAGGTCCTGGCGGTCTCGCGCGCGGTGGACCGGCTCGACGCGCAGCCGCACGGCTCGGTCCGGCTCTCGGTCCCCGACGGGCTCGGCCTCGCGCTGGTGGCCCCGGCCCTCGACGACTTCCGGCGCGAGCACCCGGGCATCGACCTCCTCCTGCACGCCGAGGCGGAGATCGTGAACCTGTCGCGGAGCGAGGCCGACCTGGCGCTCCGCTTCGTGCGCCCGCGGCAGCGCGAGCTGGTGATGCGGCGGGTGGGCTCCATCCCGTTCCGGCCCTACGCCTCGCCGCGCTACCTCGCGAGCCGCCCGCGCGAGCGGGGCGGGCCGCCGGTGCTGCCGGGCGACGACCTGGTGGCCTTCCCGGAGGCGATGGCGGGGGCGCCGCAGTCGGTCTGGCTGCGCAGGCACGGCGCGCCGGGGCGGGTGCGGGTGCGCGTGCGCAGCTCGGTGCCGATGAAGGCGGCGCTCCTCGCGGGCGCGGGGATCGGGCTCCTCCCGGACTACCTGGGCGACGACCCGGGGCTCGTGCCGCTCACGGCGGAGCCGGTGATGCGCCGCGAGGTCTGGCTGGTGTTCCACCGCGCCCTCAAGGACGTGGCCCGGGTGCGCGCGGTGGCCCGCTTCGCGGCGGAGCTGCTGCGGCCGTGGAGGTGA
- the kdd gene encoding L-erythro-3,5-diaminohexanoate dehydrogenase — MDPYGLRRVVSPEGVLPQRAEVLDPALPLGEDELAVAVEALNVDAASFRQIEGAVGRDPARIAAEIARIVRARGKLHNPVTGSGGMLIGAVAEVGPRHPAAGALRPGDRIATLVSLTLTPLSLEEITAVRPEIDRVECRGRAVLFATGLWARLPADLPERLALAALDVCGAPALVARHARPGMRVLVVGAGKSGALVCAAARERLGRDGEVVAADPSAAALEAVTEAGVCDRTLPLDACDAVGALARVRAAGGPFDLVVSCASVPGTEMAAILAVRDGGTVIFFSMATSFTAAALGAEGVGKDATLVVGNGYVPGHADLTLDLLRRHPGLRALFERRYAR; from the coding sequence ATGGATCCCTACGGCCTGCGCCGGGTGGTGTCGCCGGAGGGCGTGCTCCCGCAGCGGGCCGAGGTGCTCGACCCGGCGCTCCCGCTCGGGGAGGACGAGCTGGCGGTGGCGGTCGAGGCGCTCAACGTGGACGCCGCCAGCTTCCGGCAGATCGAGGGGGCGGTGGGGCGCGACCCCGCCCGGATCGCCGCCGAGATCGCGCGCATCGTCCGCGCCCGCGGCAAGCTCCACAACCCGGTCACCGGCTCGGGCGGGATGCTCATCGGCGCGGTCGCGGAGGTCGGGCCGCGCCACCCGGCGGCGGGCGCGCTCCGCCCCGGCGACCGGATCGCCACCCTGGTCTCGCTCACGCTCACGCCCCTCTCGCTCGAGGAGATCACCGCGGTGCGGCCGGAGATCGACCGCGTCGAGTGCCGGGGGCGCGCCGTCCTCTTCGCGACCGGCCTCTGGGCCCGCCTGCCGGCGGACCTTCCGGAGCGGCTCGCCCTGGCGGCGCTCGACGTCTGCGGGGCGCCGGCGCTGGTGGCGCGCCACGCGCGGCCGGGGATGCGGGTGCTCGTCGTCGGCGCCGGCAAGTCGGGCGCGCTCGTCTGCGCCGCGGCCCGCGAGCGGCTCGGCCGGGACGGCGAGGTGGTGGCCGCCGACCCGAGCGCCGCCGCGCTCGAGGCGGTGACCGAGGCCGGGGTCTGCGACCGGACGCTCCCGCTCGACGCCTGCGACGCGGTGGGCGCGCTCGCGCGGGTGCGCGCGGCCGGCGGCCCCTTCGACCTCGTGGTGAGCTGCGCCAGCGTGCCCGGCACCGAGATGGCCGCCATCCTCGCGGTCCGCGACGGCGGCACGGTGATCTTCTTCTCGATGGCGACGAGCTTCACGGCGGCGGCGCTGGGGGCCGAGGGGGTCGGCAAGGACGCCACCCTGGTGGTCGGGAACGGGTACGTGCCCGGGCACGCCGACCTCACGCTCGACCTGCTCCGGCGCCACCCCGGGCTCCGCGCGCTCTTCGAGCGCCGCTACGCCCGGTAG
- a CDS encoding aminopeptidase P N-terminal domain-containing protein, with protein sequence MDRDLEIFRRRRAAILHRMRALGGGVLLLPAADEKSRNADAEYPFRQDSDFHYATGFDEPQGCALLFAGRCGPEADGEPDRPELVMFVRPRDKEKEIWNGRRAGVEGACELYGADQAFPVAELELRLPALLDKAGPLWFRLGNDATWDARVARALADLRSRARAGAEAPREVKDVGPVMHELRLVKSPEEVARLRRAAEITAEAHMGAMRDGMPGRKESQVQAEIEYAFRRRGGSGPGYGTIVATGENACVLHYRAGETVLKDGELCLVDAGGEYELYTADVTRTFPVSGAFTKPQRALYEVVLQAQLEAMAAVRPGVALESVHDLCVRRLTEGMIRLGLLQGTVEERLEDKGYRRYYMHRTSHWLGLDVHDVGAYFVDGKPRVLAPGMVLTIEPGLYVAPDDAEAPAEYRGMGIRIEDDVLVTPEGMENLTDAVPKTVEEIEAVCVR encoded by the coding sequence ATGGACCGCGACCTCGAGATCTTCCGCCGCCGCCGCGCCGCCATCCTCCACCGCATGCGCGCCCTCGGGGGCGGCGTGCTGCTCCTCCCGGCGGCCGACGAGAAGTCGCGCAACGCCGACGCGGAGTACCCGTTCCGGCAGGACAGCGACTTCCACTACGCCACCGGCTTCGACGAGCCGCAGGGCTGCGCGCTGCTCTTCGCCGGGCGGTGCGGTCCCGAGGCCGACGGCGAGCCCGACCGGCCCGAGCTGGTGATGTTCGTGCGGCCGCGCGACAAGGAGAAGGAGATCTGGAACGGCCGGCGCGCCGGCGTGGAGGGGGCCTGCGAGCTCTACGGCGCCGACCAGGCCTTCCCGGTGGCCGAGCTCGAGCTCCGGCTCCCGGCGCTCCTCGACAAGGCCGGGCCGCTCTGGTTCCGCCTCGGCAACGACGCGACCTGGGACGCGCGGGTGGCGCGGGCGCTCGCGGACCTGAGGTCGCGGGCGCGGGCCGGCGCCGAGGCGCCGCGCGAGGTGAAGGACGTGGGGCCGGTGATGCACGAGCTGCGGCTCGTGAAGTCGCCGGAGGAGGTGGCGCGGCTGCGCCGGGCCGCCGAGATCACCGCCGAGGCGCACATGGGGGCGATGCGCGACGGCATGCCCGGCCGGAAGGAGAGCCAGGTCCAGGCCGAGATCGAGTACGCCTTCCGGCGGCGCGGCGGGAGCGGCCCCGGCTACGGCACCATCGTCGCCACCGGCGAGAACGCCTGCGTGCTCCACTACCGCGCCGGCGAGACCGTGCTCAAGGACGGGGAGCTCTGCCTCGTGGACGCCGGCGGCGAGTACGAGCTCTACACCGCCGACGTGACCCGCACCTTCCCGGTGAGCGGTGCGTTCACGAAGCCGCAGCGGGCGCTCTACGAGGTGGTGCTCCAGGCGCAGCTCGAGGCCATGGCGGCTGTACGCCCCGGCGTCGCGCTCGAGAGCGTGCACGACCTCTGCGTCCGGCGCCTCACCGAGGGGATGATCCGGCTCGGGCTCCTGCAGGGCACGGTGGAGGAGCGGCTCGAGGACAAGGGGTACCGGCGCTACTACATGCACCGCACCAGCCACTGGCTCGGGCTCGACGTGCACGACGTCGGCGCCTACTTCGTGGACGGCAAGCCGCGCGTGCTCGCGCCCGGGATGGTGCTGACCATCGAGCCCGGGCTCTACGTCGCGCCCGACGACGCCGAGGCGCCGGCCGAGTACCGCGGCATGGGCATCCGCATCGAGGACGACGTGCTGGTGACGCCGGAGGGGATGGAGAACCTCACCGACGCGGTGCCGAAGACCGTGGAGGAGATCGAGGCGGTGTGCGTGAGGTAG
- a CDS encoding MFS transporter: MTRRMTKRVHYGWWVVGTTFVVLLVSAAIRATPGVLIVPLERELGWSRATISGAISVNLLLYGLMGPFCAAIAERIGIRRTMALAMGLLSAALLAATWMRSPWQLVLLWGLCVGVGTGMAAMVLGTAVVTRWFSARRGVVLGALTASTATGQLLFLPLLARVAEGEGWRAALRIVSLGALATVPLALLLVRESPAAVGLLPYGAKEGDAVHAPRRGNPAALAVRTLARASRSRDFWLLAGTFFVCGMSTNGLIGTHLIPACMDHGMPEVRAAGLLATMGIFDLFGTTLSGWLTDRWDSRRLLFAYYFLRGLSLVFLPHALLEAGTGLSIFTVFYGLDWIATVPPTVRLATDAFGKEDAPIVFGWVFAAHQVGAAVAALGAGVIRTRLGDYHHAFVAAGTICMVAGFFCLMVGRGTRRALAPAGVTAAATAEL, from the coding sequence ATGACGCGACGGATGACGAAGCGGGTTCATTACGGCTGGTGGGTGGTGGGGACGACGTTCGTGGTGCTGCTCGTGTCGGCGGCGATCCGGGCCACCCCCGGGGTGCTCATCGTCCCGCTGGAGCGCGAGCTCGGCTGGTCGCGCGCCACCATCTCCGGCGCCATCTCGGTGAACCTGCTGCTCTACGGCCTCATGGGGCCGTTCTGCGCCGCCATCGCGGAGCGGATCGGGATCCGCCGGACCATGGCGCTCGCGATGGGGCTCCTCTCCGCCGCGCTCCTCGCCGCCACCTGGATGCGGTCGCCGTGGCAGCTCGTGCTCCTGTGGGGGCTCTGCGTCGGCGTCGGGACCGGCATGGCCGCCATGGTGCTCGGCACCGCCGTCGTGACGCGGTGGTTCTCGGCGCGGCGCGGGGTCGTGCTCGGCGCGCTCACCGCCAGCACCGCCACCGGTCAGCTGCTCTTCCTGCCGCTGCTCGCGCGGGTGGCGGAGGGGGAGGGGTGGCGCGCCGCGCTCCGCATCGTGTCGCTCGGGGCGCTCGCCACCGTGCCGCTGGCGCTCCTCCTGGTGCGCGAGTCGCCCGCCGCCGTGGGGCTCCTGCCGTACGGGGCGAAGGAGGGCGACGCCGTCCACGCGCCCAGGCGCGGGAACCCCGCCGCGCTCGCCGTGCGGACCCTCGCGCGCGCGTCGCGGTCGCGGGACTTCTGGCTGCTCGCCGGGACGTTCTTCGTGTGCGGGATGAGCACCAACGGGCTCATCGGCACCCACCTCATCCCCGCGTGCATGGACCACGGCATGCCCGAGGTGCGGGCCGCCGGTTTGCTCGCGACCATGGGGATCTTCGACCTCTTCGGGACCACGCTCTCCGGCTGGCTCACCGACCGCTGGGACAGCCGGCGGCTGCTCTTCGCGTACTACTTCCTGCGCGGGCTCTCGCTCGTGTTCCTGCCCCACGCGCTCCTGGAGGCCGGGACCGGGCTGTCGATCTTCACCGTGTTCTACGGGCTCGACTGGATCGCGACCGTGCCGCCCACCGTGCGGCTCGCGACCGACGCGTTCGGGAAGGAGGACGCGCCCATCGTGTTCGGCTGGGTGTTCGCCGCGCACCAGGTCGGCGCCGCCGTGGCCGCGCTCGGGGCCGGCGTCATCCGGACCCGGCTCGGCGACTACCACCACGCCTTCGTGGCGGCGGGGACCATCTGCATGGTGGCCGGGTTCTTCTGTCTCATGGTCGGGCGCGGGACCCGGCGCGCGCTGGCGCCCGCCGGCGTGACGGCCGCCGCCACCGCCGAGCTCTAG